CGTCGCCTCCAATTTCAGCTCGTCCTCGGCGCTACGGCCCAGGAGCGAGGCGAAGCGCCAGTCGCGCGGCAGGCCCGAAGGCTGGGCCTCGCCGCGCACCGCCAGCTCGGCCCGGACCTCGTCGCGGCGGACCGTCTCGACGACCGGCAGCCCCGCCAGCACGAGGCCCTTGACCCCGCCGTCGGCCGCGACCTGGTAGCCCCCGTCCTTGCGGACGTAGCTCGCGTGCAGCGTGCCCGCGCCGGCCGACTCGAAGCCGCCCAGGTCGACCCAGTCGCGGAGCCGCTCGCGGGCGGCGGCGAGGTCGAACGTCGCGTTCACGTCGATCCCGTCGTCGAGGTTCCCCTTGCCGGTCGCCGTCAGGAAGGCCGTGCGGACGTCGAGCTGGTCCAGGCTGAGCGCCTTCGGCGTGCGGTCGAGGCGGACGACGAGCGTGGTCGGGTCGTTCCAGGCGATCTGGCGCGGCCCCTTCTTCGCGGCGAGGTCGGCGAGCTTCGCCGTGACCTCGATGCGCTGGCCGGGCTCGGCCCCCGCGGCCCCGGCGGGGCGGGCTTTGGCCTCGGCGAGCAGCTCGACGGCCCCCTTCTCGATCGTGACGTCGTCCTGGAGCCGCAACGTATGGCGGAGCTGGTTGGCGATGGCCGCGAGGTCGACGCGGCCTTCGAGCTTCGCCGAGCGGTCGGCGGCCGGCGGGAACTCGCCGGCGGCGGAGAACGTCGCGGCGGGGGCGTCGAACGCGAACCGCTCGATCCCGTAGACGCCGTCGCGGCCGTGCGCCTTCCAGCCGAGCTTCAGCCGGGCCTGGCGGAACTCGTCGCCCGAGAGCTTCGGGCCCCGGGCGAGGAAGTCGAGGATCGTGGCGTCGCCCTCGGTCGCGAGGGCCCCGTCGACGAGCTTGGCCTCCAGCGCCCCCGAGAACAGGCCCGACGTCTGGAGCCCCGCGAGATCGCCGAACGTGGGGGCGATCCGCCAGGGCCAGCGGTCGCCGGTGACGGCGATCGCGGCGTTCTTCGTCGGGCTCACGCCCTCGTCGCCCCGGACCAAACTGCCGGCGATCGTCATCTTGCCCGGCCCGCTCGGCTCGTCGTCGCGGGCGAGCTTCAGGTCCCACGAGATCGGCTCCGGATAGCGCGTCAGGTCGATCGCGATGTCCGCGTGGTCGGCGTAAAACGGGTCGGCGACCCCCTGCTGCGTGAACTTGAGCGTCGCGTCCTCGATGCGGATCCGGATCGTCTTCTTGGGGCGGTCCTGGAGGATCGGCCGGAGGGTCTCGACGAGGTCGACGTCCCCCTCGGTCGAGCGGCCGACCTCGACGGCCCCCCTGTGCAGCGTCAGCGTGCCGGCGACCGGCTGAGCGAAGAGCATCTGCCAGAAGGTCCACGAGAACGTCCCGGTCGGGGCCTGGACGAGCCGGTGGCCGTTGGCGTCCAGCAGCGCCGGGGCGTCGATCTCCGTGGGACGGAACCACGACAGCCGGACCCGGTCGAACGCCACGCCGCCCGGCGCGAGGACGCGGTTGGCCACGCCCTCGATCTTCCGCTTGGCCCAGGGCGTGCTCGCGATCCAGGGCAAGGCCGCGAACATCAGCAGCGCGACCGCCGCCGTCGCCAGCCCGCCCCAGAGCCACCACCGCCTCGACCGGCGACGCCGGGGATTCCCCTCGGGAATGTTCATACGTGTCCGCCCTCGTCACCACCGCAGCCGTGTCAAAGGGGGCCGGCGACTCGTCCGCCCCGCAGCCCACTATAACCGTAGGTCGCCCCGGCCGCCCGCTCATTCCGCCCCGCCCGGCCGGTCGGGACGCCGTCGCGCGCCTCCCGACCCGGCTCGACTCGGCGAGCGGCGACGCGACGGGCCGCTCTCGACGCTGAAGAAATTTTCATTCTACGAATGAATTAGGGATCGACTCCCGGTGGTTCGACGCCTAATATCCGTACATGAAGCGCCCGCTTCGCCAGTCCATGTGAACCTGTGCTGAGTCGTGCATGCCTCCCACGTCGCGCCCGGCCTCGCGGTGCATCCGCCGCGTGCGTCGATGGGGGGTCGAAGCGTGGCGAGTTCGGCCCGTCGGACGACCACGGCGGCCCGGCTTCCTCACGTCCCCGCCGGATGCACCATTGGGGGAATTGCCGATGCGAGATGAAGCGTCTTCGCGGCGTCGCGGCTTCACGTTGATCGAGCTATTGGTGGTCATCGCCATCATCGCGGTTTTGATCGCACTCTTACTTCCCGCCGTGCAGTCGGCGCGCGAGGCGGCCCGTCGCGCCCAGTGCGTCAACAACCTGAAGCAGCTCGGGCTGGCGGCCCACAACTACCTGTCGCAGCAGAACTGCTTCCCGCCGCTGGTGCAGAACATGTCCAACGCCGAGACCCTGATCGGCCAGTCCGACCCCTGGGTCATCGACTGGACCGCGTCGCTCCTCCCCAACATGGAGCAGACGCCGCTCTACAACGCGCTCAACTTCATGATGGGCGTCAACGACGGCCAGATCACGACGCTGGGCGGGGCGAGCAACTCGACGGTGCTGGCCACCAAGGTCGGCAACCTGATGTGCCCGTCGGAGGATTCGAATTCGCCGACGAACGCCTGGGGCTGGAAGAACTACGTCGCGAACATCGGCGGCCCGCCCGTCTCGATGACCTGGTCCGGGGCGCTCGTCCCGATGCGGTCCGACGGCGCGGGGACGACCACCACGGGCTACGTCAACGGCAATTGCGGGACCTTCGGCCTGCAGGCCATGACCGACGGCTCCTCGAACACCGCGCTGTTCTGCGAGACCCTGATCGGCACCGGGCCGGTGGGCAACGCCGTGACGATCTCGACCGCGCGGCGGAAGCCGACGTACCTCTTCACCGTCGGCCAGTCGAGCGTCGTCGACCAGGGGCCGACGAACCCCCAGGCGGCGATGCAGTTCATCTCGGCCTGCCGCGCCCTGCCGGGGACGACCCCCGGGTTCGGCAACCTGGCGCCGGCCAACGGCAACTTCTGGATCTCGGGCAACGCCAACGCCGCGCTCATGTGGGACTCGTACAACCACTGGCAGGCCCCCAACGCCCAGGGCTGCGACAACGGCGCCGACGGCAACACGGGCGCGTGGGGCTCGTACTCCGACGCCATGCCCCCCAGCAGCAACCACTCCGGGGGCGTCAACGCCGCCTTCTGCGACGGCTCGGTGAAGTTCATCAAGAACACCGTGGACCTGCCGACCTGGTGGGCGATCGGCACGCGGAACGGCGGCGAGGTCGTCAGCTCCGACGCCTTCTGATCCGCCGCCGCACGACACCCGCCGACGCGATCCGAGCCCGCGCCCGGAGTTGGGGACGGTCCCCGTCCCGGCCGGGCCCGGATCGATCGGCCCTCCACGGAGACGCCCACATGCTTCGAACCGGACTTCTCACCGTCGCCTCGGCCGTCCTCGCCGTTACGCTCGCCGGCTGCGGCGTCGAGGAAGAACACGGGATCGCCAAATCGCCCTACGCCCCCACCCAGGCCCAGCTCGAAGAATTCAACAAGCAGGTCAGCCAGAAATACACGAAGGTCGCCGGCAAGCACGTCGCCCGGAAAGCTCACCACTGACGTCCCGCTTTTGAAGGTCGAAGGCAAAGCCCGAAGGGTCGGATGAGGGGAGGACGAGCCGTCGAGCCTGCGGAATTCGGGATCCCGCACCCCGATGAGCCGACGGCTTCCGTGCTCGTCTCCCCCTCATCCGACCCTTCGGGTCACCTTCTCCCACGAGGGGAGAAGGACGATTCGCCACGCTGGCTCAGGTGACTTCGGACAGGGTTCCACCGGGGCGTCGCGTCCTCTCCCCATCCCCCGCGTCCACGCTTGCAATCCCGCGTCCGTCCGCCGATAACGGATGTGCCATTTGGCACGAAACCGTTACGAACGTCGTCAGTTGAGGACCTCCTCAGGCGACGCCGCCCGAGGACGCCGACGATGACCTCGCCGCCCCCGCCCGTCCCGAATCGATTCCCCCGCTGGCTCGCGACGATCCTGGGGTGGCTGATCGTGCTGGCCCTCGTCGAGGCCGCGATCTACCAACTGGTGAGCCCCGAATACGAAGCGGTCTCGACCTTACGCCTCATGCCGCGACCGCCCAGCCTCTTCTCGACGGCTGAGACGGCCGAGGACGGCGAACGGTTCGCGACGCTCGACCTCGAGACCGCCATCGCTACTTTCCGGACGGACTCCATCCTCTCCGCGGCCCTCGGGGATCCGACGGTCCAAAACCTCCCCACGCTCCGGGCCCAGCAGGTTCCCCTGGAACTTTTGCGGAACAACTTGATAACCGAAGCGATCCCGAAGACGTATTTCCTGCGCGTCTCCTACACCTCCCACTCCCCCGAAGTGTCGGCGGCGATCACCAATGCGGTGGTCGCGAGTTACATGGATTCCTTCCATTCGTTTCGTGAAGGCACTGAGGTACGGACGCGTAAATTACTACAGAATTATTTTTCTAAACTGACGGAGGCAATGAGGCACAGGGAGGACGAGCTTGCGAAGCTCGTGGTTGTGATGGACCCCCCCAGCGTCGTGTTTGGGATGGAGCCGCCCGGGGTCGTGTCGCCGCAAGACCCCTCGCGGCTGTCGTTCACATCGCTCACGGAAGAGCTTCGTCGGTCGATCGCCGAGCGTCTGGTCCAGGTCGACCTGGATCTGGCCACGGCCGGGGATCCCTCCCGGAAAACGGGGCTCGAGGGGGCCCGCGCCCACTTGCGAGCCTTGCTCGCGCTGCCGGGGACGGCGCCAGACCGGGCCAGGTCCGCGCGGCTGACGAAGGAGATCGAGGCGGATTCCCAGAGGCTTGAGGAAGTCGGGCGCAAGCTCCAGGAGCTGGAATTCGCCTCGTCGCGGGACCTCTCCCGCGTCGAGGTCGTCGATCGGGCCGCGGTGCCGAAGGTCCCGTTCCGGGATCTACGCCCCCATTGGATGGCGTTGGCGGCCTTCGTCGTGCTCTCGCTCGCCCTCGCGTTCGAGTCGCATCGCCGTCGGATCGAGCCGAAGGCGACGCCGGCCGCGGCCGCGTCGTGAGCCGGATCCGATCGTCCCTTGACCGCGACGGCCGCCGGCTTCGACAATGAGGGTCCGGCCCTCCCGAGGCCGTCGTTCGCGCCGAGCCGCGAGGCCGCGAGCCGATCGCCCTCGATCCGATAGACCAAGGTAAGGATAGCGCGCCGATGCCTCACCCCGCCCCGCCCGAGTCGCCCGCGCCGCAGGCCCTCCGCCAGACTCCCGACGCCCTGGGCCGATTCGGCGCCTTCGGCGGGCGGTTCGTGCCCGAGACGCTGATGGACGCCCTGAATCAGCTCTCCGAGGCTTACGAGGAGGCCAAGGCCGATCCCGAATTCCGCCGCGAGCTGGAGGCCTACTGGAAGGACTACGTCGGCCGGCCCTCGCCGCTGTACCGCGCCGATCGGCTGACGAAGTTCTCGGGCGGGGCCGACATCTACCTCAAGCGCGAGGACCTGAACCACACCGGCGCTCACAAGATCAACAACGCCATCGGCCAGGTGATGATCGCCCGGCGGATGGGCAAGCAGCGGGTGATCGCCGAGACCGGAGCGGGCCAGCACGGCGTCGCCACGGCCACCGCGTGCGCCCTGTTCGGGATCTCGTGCACGGTCTATATGGGCGAGGAGGACATCCGCCGCCAGAAGCTCAACGTCTTCAACATGCGGACGATGGGCGCGACGGTCGTCCCCGTCTCCAGCGGCTCGAAGACCCTCCGCGACGCCACCAACGAGGCCTTCCGCGACTGGATGGGCTCGTCGAAGGAGACGCACTACACGATCGGCAGCGTCGTCGGCCCCCACCCCTTCCCGATGATCGTCCGCGACTTCCAGTCGGTCATCGGCCGCGAGGCCCGCGCCCAGATCCTGGAGAAGATCGACCGCCTGCCCGACGCCGTCGTCGCCTGCGTGGGCGGCGGCTCGAACGCCGCGGGGATCTTCCACCCGTTCATCGAGGATGCGGGCGTCGAGTTGATCGGGGCCGAGGCCGGCGGCCGGGGCGGCAAGTCCGGCGACCACGCGTCGAGCCTGACCCAGGGGAAGCCGGGCGTGCTCCACGGCAGCTTCAGCTACGTGTTGCAGGACGACGACGGCCAGACCCAGGACGTGCACTCGATCTCCGCCGGCCTCGACTACCCCGGCGTCGGCCCCGAGCACGCCTACTGGAAGGACGCCGGCCGCGTCCGCTACGAGAGCGTCACCGACGCCGAGGCGCTGGCCGCCTACGGCGAGTCGGCCCGTCAGGAGGGCATCCTGCCCGCCCTCGAATCGAGCCACGCCATCGCCCAGGCGTTCAAGGAGGCCCGGCGGCTGGGCCCCGGCAAGGTGCTGATCGCCTGCCTCTCCGGCCGCGGCGACAAGGACGCCTACGAGGTCGCCCGGCTGCGGGGCGAGCCGATCCAGTGAGGCCCTGACCAGGGCGTCGCGCCGACGCGGGACGTCGGCCGGCCTCGCGGGGGGGACTCGCCCGTCTTCCCTCCCGATGGGCGATCGTTTCGACGAGACGGGCCGCCTCGCGCACCGGCCGGCTCCCCCATGAACCGCATCGACGCCCTCTTCACCCGCCTCAAGGCCGAAAACCGGCGCGCCCTCATGCCGTTCCTCACCGCCGGCGACCCCGACCTGGCGACGACGGCCGTCCTGATCCCCGAGCTGGTGCGTCGCGGCGCGAACCTGCTGGAGATCGGGATCCCCTACTCCGACCCCGTCGCCGACGGCCCCGTGATCGCCGCCAGCTACCACCGCGCGCTCGTCCACGGCGTCCGGGTCGGGCACATCTTCCAGACCCTGCGCACCCTCCGCGCCGAGGGGGACGAGGCCGTCCGCGACACGCCCTTGATCTCGATGGTCTCGTACTCGATCGTCAACCGGATGGGCGTCGACCGCTACCTGAACGACGCCGCCACCGCCGGGCTCGACGGCCTGATCGTCCCCGACCTGCCGGTCGAGGAGTCGGCCCGGCTCCAGGAGAAGGCGACCCGCCGCGACCTCAAGCTGATCCAGCTCATCACCCCGACCACCCCGAGGGCGCGGGCCGTCGAGATCGCCCGGCTCACCACCGGCTTCATCTATTACGTCTCCGTCGCCGGCATCACCGGCGAGCGCAAGGCCCTGCCGAAGGACCTCAAGGACAACGTCGCCTGGCTGCGGACCCAGACCGACCTGCCCATCTGCATCGGCTTCGGCATCAGCTCGCCCGAGCAGGTGCACGAGCTGGCCTCGGTCGCCGACGGCCTGATCGTCGGCTCCGCCCTCGTCCGCCGCCTCGCCGACGCCGCCAACCGCCCCCGCGCCGACCTCGTGAAGGAAGTCGGCGACTTCATCGGCTCGCTGGCCGAGGCCCTGGGGGGCGTCGAAGGTTCGCAGGCCGCCGGTTCAGCCGCCCGGCCGGCTCAATAAACGGCCTTTCCGAGAGGCTGTCTGTATCCCCCGGACGACGGCCTTCCCCCCTCACGGAGAAGGTGGCCCGAAGGGCCGGATGAGGGGGAGACGAGCACGGAAACCGTGGCTCTCACATCCAGCCTTCAGGTGGATTCCGAAGGGGCTCCGCGCGTCCTCCCCCTCATCCGACCCCTGCGGGGTCTGCCTTCCCCCGCGAGGGGGGCATCGGATCGGAAGGGCCCGTGTTTCGACCTTCAACAACAGGCTCAATAAGACCCCGACTCGCCGGCGTGGCGCCTCGGGTCGGCGTACGTCGCCATCGCGCTGTAGATCGTCGGATTGATCGTGTCGAAGAGGAACCGGACCGATCCGTCGCCGAACGCGAAGTTGGCTCCGCCGGGGTGGACGCCCCGGAAGGCCGAATGGTCGGCGCGGTTCGAGTTGACGCCGAACGCCGGGGAGCCCGCGGCCGGGGGCGGGCCGGCGTAGCCGAGCGCCATCGCATCGATCCGGCCGCACGACGGGCCGGGCCAGGAAGGCGCGGTGCAATGCCTCACGCCCGGGACCTTCCCGTCCGGGACGACGCCCGACCAGGCGGCGTCGGCGAGGGCTCGGGCCCGTTCGCCCAGGAAGATCGTGTTCGACGTCCCGTCGATGACGTCGGTCATGCGGCGGCAGACGTTGCGGGCGAAGACTCCGTCGTCGTCACCCCTCCCGTGGGCCGTCCCTCCGCACGCCACGTACTGCGAGGCCGCCAGGTCCGTCGGCAAGCCCGGGACCGGATTCGGGACGTGGAACGAGGCCGGGCCGAGCGGCGGCTCGCTAGGGCAGAGGAAGATGGTGAGGTGCGTCGAACGGGCCGTCCTCGACTCGGCGGCGTCGACGGACAACTCGAAATTGACGGCGGCGTACACGGCTCGCGTCTCGAGGAACGGCAAGATCGTCGTGCCCCAGGCCCAGCCCGGTCCCCACTCGAGACCGGCGCCCGGGTCGCCGACCCTTGGCCGATCCACCGCGCTCACGTAGCCTGGCGGGTATGCGTCCCATGTGGAATGGTAATTCTGCATCGCCAGCGCGAGCTGCTTGAGGTTGCTGATGCACTGCGCTCGGCGGGCGGCCTCTCGCGCCTGCATGACGCGCGGCACCAGGAACGCGATCAGCGCGGCGAGGACGGTGAGGACGACCAGGACCTCGATCAACGTGAGCGCACGCCGCCTGCGAAACCCTGAGAACGGACGCATGGCCCCCTCCGATCGAGGGTCGGGGAAGTGATCTTAGGCTCGTGATTCTACGGGTGTCGTCGGACGAAACCAACGGGCGATCGCGGCGGGCCGGCCCCGAAGGGCGACGTCCGCCCGGAGGATTGCGGGCGGCCCGTTCGCCGTGTACCGTTCACTCGGGTCGGGGGCCGCGGCGAGAGACATCGGGGGTGACGATGGGCGCATCGAGACGCGCGGCGGGGTGGGCGTGGGTGCTGGGGCTCGGCCTGATCGCGTCCGAGACGGCCCGCGCGGAGGAACCGCCGGTGATCCCGGTCGGGGCCGACGCCTACCTGCGCTGGGACCAGTGGCCGCTCCAGCGCATCGGCGCCAGGGCGTACATGCGCAGCACGTACGACCGCCGCGGGGGGAACGAGGGCGCGGACGCCTCGCATTTCCTCTACCAGGAACGCGACGACTTCAACGTGACGCTCGACGTCGAGGGCCGGGGCGTCCTGTACTTCGCCCGGTTCAACCACTGGCACGGCAGCCCCTGGACCTTCGAGGTCGACGCCGCACCGCACGTCGTCCGCGAGACCAGCACGGCCGACCCGGACCATCCCGCGCCGGGGTCGGTCTTCCTGCCCGAGACGGCGTTTCCGAAGCCGCTCGCCTGGACCTGGTCGGACACCAAGGGGGCGGACCTCTCGTGGCTACCCATCGCGTTCGACCGCTCGTTCCGCATGGCGTACGGCCGGACGCACTATGGGACGGGCTACTACATCTACCACCTCTACCCCCGCGGCGCGAGGCTCTCGCGACCGCTCACGCCCTGGGACGGCGTCTCGCCGCCGGAACCGGCCGTGCTCGCGCTGATCGACCGCGCCGGGACCGACCTGACGGCCGGCCGCGAAGGGCTGAGCGAAGATCGCGGCGTGGCCGTCGTCCGCGGCGGCGCAACCACCGCGTTGGCGACGCTGACGACGGGCCCGACGACGATCCGCGCCGTCGCGTTCTCGGTCCCGAAGGCGTCCGCCCTGGCTTTCGGTCGCGCCCGCCTGCGGGTGACGTGGGACGGCCGCGACGCGCCCTCGATCGACGCCCCCGTCGCCCTCTTCTTCGGGGCCGGGACGTTCTACAACCGCGAGGGGAAGGAGCACCTGGTGAAGGCCTTCCCGATGAACGTCCGGTTCGACGCCGACCGTGTGCACCTCGCCTGCCACTTCCCGATGCCTTGTTTCGCCTCGGCCCGCTTCGAGCTGGTCGGCGAGGCCGGCACCGATCCGATCGACGTCCGATGGACGATCCGCCGCGAGCCCTACGCCGGCCCGGCGAACCACGTCGGCTATTTCCACGCCTCGTACGTCGACCACCCGAAGCCGACGGCCGGGGAGGATCTCACCCTGCTGGACACGACGAAGGCCGAGGGGGGCGGCGACTGGTCGGGTTCGTTCGTGGGGACCTCGTTCATCTTCTCGCACGACGCCGACCTGACGACGCTGGAGGGGGATCCGCGGTTCTATTTCGACGACTCGCAGACCCCGCAGGCCCAGGGGACCGGGACCGAGGAGTGGGGCGGCGGCGGCGACTACTGGGGGGGCCGCAACATGACCCTGCCGTTCGCCGGCCACCCCGCCGGCGCCAGGGACGTCAAGACCGCCCTCACGGCCGAGGACCGCATCGAGTCGGCCTACCGGTTCCTGCTGGCCGACCTCATGCCCTTCGGCCGTAACGCCCGGATCACCCTGGAACACGGCGGCGCGGACGAGTCGACCCAGCACTACGAGACCGTCGCCTACTGGTACGGCCTCCCCTCCCCATCGCTCGCGCCGACCGACGCGCTCGACGTCGGCGACGAGGCGAGCGAGAAGGCCCACGACTACCGCTCGCCCGACGCCTCGCCGCCCGTCGAGATCGTCTCGCGCTATGAGCGCGGAGTCGACCACGTGAAGGATCGCGAGATCTTCCCCGCGATCGCCAAACGCGGGCGGACGACGAGGGGGACGTCGGAGTTCACCCTCAAGCTCGACCGGGCCAACCTCGGCGTCCTGCTCCGCCGCACGCTCGACTACGCCTACCCCGACCAGCGCGCCGAGGTCGACGTCGCCGACGTGGCGGCCGACGGCTCGCCCGGCCCCTGGCGAAACGCCGGCGTCTGGTTCCTGGCCGGCTCCAACACCTGCTACTACTCGAATCCGAAGCCCGAGCTGGGCGCCCCCGCGCCGGTCGTGCAGGTCTCCAACCGCCGCTTCCGCGACGACGAGTTCCTCATCCCCCGCGACCTGACCGAAGGCCGGACCGCCGTCCGCATCCGCGTGCGATTCGTCCCGGTCGCCCGCCCCCTGCTCCCGGGCCG
The DNA window shown above is from Paludisphaera mucosa and carries:
- a CDS encoding DUF1559 domain-containing protein; this encodes MRPFSGFRRRRALTLIEVLVVLTVLAALIAFLVPRVMQAREAARRAQCISNLKQLALAMQNYHSTWDAYPPGYVSAVDRPRVGDPGAGLEWGPGWAWGTTILPFLETRAVYAAVNFELSVDAAESRTARSTHLTIFLCPSEPPLGPASFHVPNPVPGLPTDLAASQYVACGGTAHGRGDDDGVFARNVCRRMTDVIDGTSNTIFLGERARALADAAWSGVVPDGKVPGVRHCTAPSWPGPSCGRIDAMALGYAGPPPAAGSPAFGVNSNRADHSAFRGVHPGGANFAFGDGSVRFLFDTINPTIYSAMATYADPRRHAGESGSY
- a CDS encoding DUF1559 domain-containing protein, with the translated sequence MRDEASSRRRGFTLIELLVVIAIIAVLIALLLPAVQSAREAARRAQCVNNLKQLGLAAHNYLSQQNCFPPLVQNMSNAETLIGQSDPWVIDWTASLLPNMEQTPLYNALNFMMGVNDGQITTLGGASNSTVLATKVGNLMCPSEDSNSPTNAWGWKNYVANIGGPPVSMTWSGALVPMRSDGAGTTTTGYVNGNCGTFGLQAMTDGSSNTALFCETLIGTGPVGNAVTISTARRKPTYLFTVGQSSVVDQGPTNPQAAMQFISACRALPGTTPGFGNLAPANGNFWISGNANAALMWDSYNHWQAPNAQGCDNGADGNTGAWGSYSDAMPPSSNHSGGVNAAFCDGSVKFIKNTVDLPTWWAIGTRNGGEVVSSDAF
- the trpB gene encoding tryptophan synthase subunit beta yields the protein MPHPAPPESPAPQALRQTPDALGRFGAFGGRFVPETLMDALNQLSEAYEEAKADPEFRRELEAYWKDYVGRPSPLYRADRLTKFSGGADIYLKREDLNHTGAHKINNAIGQVMIARRMGKQRVIAETGAGQHGVATATACALFGISCTVYMGEEDIRRQKLNVFNMRTMGATVVPVSSGSKTLRDATNEAFRDWMGSSKETHYTIGSVVGPHPFPMIVRDFQSVIGREARAQILEKIDRLPDAVVACVGGGSNAAGIFHPFIEDAGVELIGAEAGGRGGKSGDHASSLTQGKPGVLHGSFSYVLQDDDGQTQDVHSISAGLDYPGVGPEHAYWKDAGRVRYESVTDAEALAAYGESARQEGILPALESSHAIAQAFKEARRLGPGKVLIACLSGRGDKDAYEVARLRGEPIQ
- the trpA gene encoding tryptophan synthase subunit alpha, coding for MNRIDALFTRLKAENRRALMPFLTAGDPDLATTAVLIPELVRRGANLLEIGIPYSDPVADGPVIAASYHRALVHGVRVGHIFQTLRTLRAEGDEAVRDTPLISMVSYSIVNRMGVDRYLNDAATAGLDGLIVPDLPVEESARLQEKATRRDLKLIQLITPTTPRARAVEIARLTTGFIYYVSVAGITGERKALPKDLKDNVAWLRTQTDLPICIGFGISSPEQVHELASVADGLIVGSALVRRLADAANRPRADLVKEVGDFIGSLAEALGGVEGSQAAGSAARPAQ
- a CDS encoding DUF2961 domain-containing protein, whose product is MGASRRAAGWAWVLGLGLIASETARAEEPPVIPVGADAYLRWDQWPLQRIGARAYMRSTYDRRGGNEGADASHFLYQERDDFNVTLDVEGRGVLYFARFNHWHGSPWTFEVDAAPHVVRETSTADPDHPAPGSVFLPETAFPKPLAWTWSDTKGADLSWLPIAFDRSFRMAYGRTHYGTGYYIYHLYPRGARLSRPLTPWDGVSPPEPAVLALIDRAGTDLTAGREGLSEDRGVAVVRGGATTALATLTTGPTTIRAVAFSVPKASALAFGRARLRVTWDGRDAPSIDAPVALFFGAGTFYNREGKEHLVKAFPMNVRFDADRVHLACHFPMPCFASARFELVGEAGTDPIDVRWTIRREPYAGPANHVGYFHASYVDHPKPTAGEDLTLLDTTKAEGGGDWSGSFVGTSFIFSHDADLTTLEGDPRFYFDDSQTPQAQGTGTEEWGGGGDYWGGRNMTLPFAGHPAGARDVKTALTAEDRIESAYRFLLADLMPFGRNARITLEHGGADESTQHYETVAYWYGLPSPSLAPTDALDVGDEASEKAHDYRSPDASPPVEIVSRYERGVDHVKDREIFPAIAKRGRTTRGTSEFTLKLDRANLGVLLRRTLDYAYPDQRAEVDVADVAADGSPGPWRNAGVWFLAGSNTCYYSNPKPELGAPAPVVQVSNRRFRDDEFLIPRDLTEGRTAVRIRVRFVPVARPLLPGRPAPDLAWSEIRYAAYSVVMPAFTPPPAR